The DNA window GCaatcaagaaaaatataaatgtggGAATTAATCAAATCAAACGATTACGACATTCAAGGCCACGCCTCATAAAGCCTTTAAGCTCTTGTCTAGATAATTATGAGTTCGTTTTAAGTGATCTTGTACCAGAAACAGAACATGCAATTCGAGGAGTCCCCAAGTTTGCAGAAGATGGAATGGTTGGTACTGCACAAGTGGCTGATAGTTGCAAGAGTGCATTTGGTTCATCAGTTTCTCCTATTTCTGCCTTAAATACTAGAATTCGTGACTTGGCTGTTGTGGCTAGAGCCATAATAAGGAATTTGTTGTGAATTTGCTCAACTCATTCAGTATAGTTATTTACATCTATACACTAAAAGGAAGGAATAATACAAATTGTTGATTTAAGCATGCAAGAAATTCTACTATTTTCaattttactattaattttttttaatatattattgatgcagatatacaaataaataaatatatatatatatatatatatattataaaaaatcaaaaacttaagataaataatataattttttatttcaaaattatattattcattacttatattctaaaatatcaatcaattacatatttattaataaaaattcaaatcctaataaaccaaatatttaaatataattacaaatataaataaacaagaatTGTTTAACTTGAAAAAATAGCCCAAAGAAGCATTTCAGATTAATGAAAGAAATTATCAAGAAaccatattttttctttattgtgCCAGTAAAAGAATTTAAGATAAGTATTATTGCATTTTCTGGTTTGTGATGATCAACAGAAGATGGATTGCTGCTGGGAAGGTCAACATAAATAGCCAATCATGGAGATGATGTCGACTAATTTGTTTCATGCCAACGCTGAGATAGGACATCTGTAAATGCAAGATCTtcatatttgtttctattttatatTCTGATTAGCAGAAATTAAGAAGAGATCGATTGACCTACCCTCCTGAACACTGCAGAAGTCATCGTTTCCGCGGAATCAAATGCCATGGAAGAATCCGAGGGGTACCAAATGCCATTGAAGAATCAAACCAAGATTCTGCAGCATATATGCTCTACATATCTTTACCGGGATGAtgtaatcattaattattagcTCAAACGAATTCATAAGGAATaggttaaaaaaaaactttggaaTGAGCCTCTTGAATCTCACTATCTCGAGAATTGCTCTTGCTCAAAACTCTTGCTATTCGTAGGCGGCGGTGGACTTTTCCGGCAGTGAGCAACCGTGCTTTTAATCGCGGCCCATCATATCAATCTACTGAATGGATGAATGAATTGAATTATTCTACCAATTTGCAATATTCATCTATTCTTTCTATTATTGTTTGTCAGTGAAAGAATTTCAGATGACTTTTAGGAGCAAATTATCTATTTTCAACTTTCTTTAGGCATTCTATCTGcatatatatgaataagatCATGGAATAAATATAGAACTTTCatctatcaataatataaataagtttgcATACAATATATGTTAGTCATGAGTTGAAGTTGGATGAAACATATATTTGTATCCACATGCCAAATGTGA is part of the Impatiens glandulifera chromosome 1, dImpGla2.1, whole genome shotgun sequence genome and encodes:
- the LOC124926544 gene encoding cell wall / vacuolar inhibitor of fructosidase 1-like, giving the protein MASSIPQVIIGFTFLALLSSLQLSIVMGDDNLIIQTCKHTQIFKLCLRTLQSDPRSKSEDVAGLGLIVVDAIKKNINVGINQIKRLRHSRPRLIKPLSSCLDNYEFVLSDLVPETEHAIRGVPKFAEDGMVGTAQVADSCKSAFGSSVSPISALNTRIRDLAVVARAIIRNLL